TCAAAGGAGGGTTATGATGTTTCTAAATTCTTTCTGCCATGCCAATGGTGATTTGACATACGCACAATTACGAATATCCAATATGAACCGCCAACTTTGGATGGAGCATGTACTTTGGACCCGATTCTTCATCCTCAGCACGGCATTTGGCTTGCCGGATTTACCGTTTGTGACCCAACGACTGCTGCAAAATCCTCAAGATTTTGCCGATGCGCTCCGTCCGCTGTACGGGGAACAAACCGCTGCTCAATTTGCCAATCTCCTCACCGAACATATTATGATTGCCGGACAACTAGTCAATGCGGCCAAAGTTGGCAAT
The genomic region above belongs to Aminipila butyrica and contains:
- a CDS encoding acetylglutamate kinase, with translation MMFLNSFCHANGDLTYAQLRISNMNRQLWMEHVLWTRFFILSTAFGLPDLPFVTQRLLQNPQDFADALRPLYGEQTAAQFANLLTEHIMIAGQLVNAAKVGNKAEVESQKKKWYANAEDIAHFLASINPFWKEKLWQDLLFDHLHMTKEEAVQILTGQYEAGVEQFGSIQAEALAMADLMTCGILKQSCI